One segment of Primulina tabacum isolate GXHZ01 chromosome 6, ASM2559414v2, whole genome shotgun sequence DNA contains the following:
- the LOC142548711 gene encoding GRF1-interacting factor 2-like — MQQQTPQGMNSATPSPLSLVSSEQIQKLLDENKNLILAILESQKVGKMAECAQYQAILQKNLMYLAAIADAQPQGSPAPPSQLPASSVTPPGSHLLQSHATAQQQQVGVPVAKLPFQLNSLRSQDQQNQLLQFQQQQLQGHFGLGGIANNGMHLLMQPGVGGSGNLMDLRGSQLGTLESNSGDGHGHSALGSVEGRK; from the exons ATGCAGCAACAGACACCCCAAGGAATGAATTCTGCTACCCCATCCCCTCTCAGTCTCGTCTCCAGCGAGCAGATTCAAAAG TTGTTGGATGAGAACAAAAACTTGATCTTGGCTATACTGGAGAGCCAAAAAGTTGGAAAAATGGCTGAATGCGCTCA GTATCAAGCCATTCTTCAGAAGAACTTAATGTATCTAGCCGCCATCGCTGATGCTCAGCCACAAGGATCACCCGCACCCCCATCACAG CTTCCAGCTAGTTCTGTTACCCCACCGGGAAGCCATTTGCTGCAGTCTCATGCAACAGCTCAACAGCAACAAGTCGGCGTTCCTGTTGCAAAGTTGCCTTTCCAGCTTAATTCTCTGAGGTCTCAAGACCAACAAAATCAACTTCTACAATTCCAACAACAGCAATTGCAAGGCCATTTTGGTCTTGGAGGGATAGCTAATAATGGTATGCATCTACTTATGCAACCTGGAGTTGGCGGTTCAGGTAATTTGATGGATTTAAGAGGAAGCCAGCTGGGTACTCTGGAGTCTAATTCTGGTGATGGCCACGGACACTCTGCATTGGGATCCGTTGAGGGAAGAAAATGA
- the LOC142548712 gene encoding polyadenylate-binding protein-interacting protein 11-like: protein MAMVDSAGVNVIPTSNRADHHSDGAADHHRRYQQQQKIDGNEVSRGHGEIRMNGEDDEGEGFKKGMRDLEEMLSKLNPMAEEFVPPSLAAVGGGGNHRLIFPPAYAEAVRAAAAGHFGNNASSFLMPQLVNYGVATRNSFRKKSGYAQGNRRMNSRTSMAQREDVIRRTVYVSDIDHQVTEEQLASLFINCGQVVDCRICGDPNSVLRFAFVEFTDEEGAHNALSLTGTVLGFYPVRVLPSKTAIAPVNPTFLPRSEDEREMCARTIYCTNIDKKVTEADVKLFFESICGEVLHLRLLGDYRHSTRIAFVEFVRAESAIAALNCSGAVLGLLPIRISPSKTPVRPRVA from the exons ATGGCGATGGTGGACAGTGCTGGGGTTAATGTGATTCCGACATCGAATAGGGCTGACCACCATAGCGATGGTGCCGCGGATCACCATCGTCGCTACCAACAGCAGCAGAAAATCGACGGGAATGAAGTGTCAAGAGGTCATGGAGAAATTAGAATGAACGGAGAGGATGATGAGGGGGAAGGGTTTAAGAAAGGGATGAGAGATTTAGAGGAAATGCTGTCCAAATTGAACCCAATGGCCGAAGAATTTGTTCCGCCGTCTCTGGCCGCAGTTGGGGGCGGTGGGAACCACAGGCTGATTTTCCCGCCGGCATATGCTGAAGCGGTGAGAGCTGCAGCAGCTGGGCACTTTGGCAATAATGCCAGCAGTTTTTTAATGCCGCAGCTTGTTAATTATGGAGTTGCTACTAGGAATTCTTTTAGAAAG AAAAGTGGCTACGCCCAAGGGAATCGGAGGATGAATAGCCGAACAAGCATGGCTCAAAGAGAAGACGTTATTAGAAGGACGGTTTATGTATCTGACATCGATCACCAG GTTACTGAAGAGCAACTTGCTTCTCTTTTCATAAATTGTGGACAG GTTGTGGATTGTCGTATTTGTGGTGACCCTAATTCCGTGCTTCGTTTCGCATTCGTGGAATTTACTGACGAGG AAGGGGCACATAATGCTTTGAGTTTGACCGGAACTGTGCTTGGTTTTTATCCGGTGAGAGTACTGCCTTCCAAAACTGCAATCGCACCTGTCAATCCTACATTCTTGCCAAGG TCTGAAGATGAAAGGGAGATGTGTGCGAGAACTATTTATTGCACAAATATTGACAAAAAG GTTACCGAAGCTGATGTGAAACTTTTCTTTGAGTCCATTTGTGGAGAG GTTCTGCACTTGAGGTTGCTTGGAGACTATAGGCATTCAACTCGAATAGCTTTTGTGGAGTTTGTAAGG GCTGAAAGCGCAATTGCTGCTCTGAATTGCAGCGGTGCTGTCTTAGGATTACTTCCGATAAG GATAAGCCCATCAAAGACCCCGGTTCGACCCCGTGTTGCATAG